From the Mus musculus strain C57BL/6J chromosome 10, GRCm38.p6 C57BL/6J genome, the window gaaaaaaaagaaCCCCAAATCTTTATTGtatagaaatacatatatatataaaaaaaaaaatccaagatgctATTCTCTCATTtccccatcttcctcttcttcttcaacGCCTCTGATGTAGAGGACATTATTACACCTGTAACAGAAAACAGTCCATTGTGAGCTGCACTCAGAACCCACACAAGATCAATCCTCAGTGCCCCATCATCAGACTGGACACTGAACTCACAGCTTGCCACTTGTCCTGTTAGTCCTGTATAGGTGTAGTAAAGACACACCACACATTTTTACCATCATCACACTTCATCTCTACGACTTAGAATGTAGGTAGTTGCTGATACCAGACAGTGAGTACAACAGAAATCCTTAGCAGCCAGACTCAactaaaattcaaatttaaatccCTGTAACCCAGGACACTGATACAGGTTACAGCTGGAGCCAGGAGATGTAAATCAAGAGTAGGAAAATCTCAAATATAAACTGAAATCTTCCAACATGTTAGTGATTTCACAAGCTTCTGAGATCTAGTTGTAGAGTACTTCCTGTTTAATGTTTAATAGGACTAATATATTTCAGCAGGTATTTCTGAGGTTAGTTAGAACTcctttcatacacacaaataagtctGTTACCTTATTAGAACTTCGCCCAGATGTCCAGACAGCGCCCCATCTATGTactcttctgtatttgcaagcTTTAGACAAAAAGAAAGGTATTAGTATAGCTGCACGGGAGGGAAGAGTGCAGCATGCCTACTCGGTGAGGACCCAGTGACTGAGACTCCTCCACACCAACAACTCACACTGGATCCATAAACAGTAGCTCTAAGATTATCTTCCCATCACTCTTGTAGCTTtggatttcatatattcattaagACATGCATGGGTATAGAACTCATGGATAATAAAGCTCGTTTCAAAGTTATTAAGCCTTCTAGATGTTATTTCTATCTGCTATTAAAGTGTCTCAAAGAAGAAAGCTTATTTGAGTAAGTTATAATTCttaaaattttctgaaaattCAGCTCCAAAGAACCAGACATTAACTTTTCTTAGAGTAAAACATTATGAATCATATTAACTTGTTCAAATGGGTGTACAAAAGCTATGGCTAAAATATATTAgccaacaaccaaaccaaaaaaagttaagatttttaaaatctcatgtactcaatggggatgggggtggaggggtgggggtgtgtaAATCAAGAATGATCTTTAGGGTTACTTTTGCAAATTCTAttctaattttaaatgaaaaatcttTAGCTAT encodes:
- the Snrpf gene encoding small nuclear ribonucleoprotein F, with the translated sequence MSLPLNPKPFLNGLTGKPVMVKLKWGMEYKGYLVSVDGYMNMQLANTEEYIDGALSGHLGEVLIRCNNVLYIRGVEEEEEDGEMRE